In a single window of the Peromyscus maniculatus bairdii isolate BWxNUB_F1_BW_parent chromosome 16, HU_Pman_BW_mat_3.1, whole genome shotgun sequence genome:
- the Sod2 gene encoding superoxide dismutase [Mn], mitochondrial, whose translation MLCRAACSAGRRLALAPAPAAGAAGCRRHKHSLPDLPYDYGALEPHINAQIMQLHHSKHHAAYVNNLNVTEEKYREALAKGDVTTQVALQPALKFNGGGHINHSIFWTNLSPKGGGEPKGELLEAIKRDFGSFEKFKEKLTAVSVGVQGSGWGWLGFNKEQGRLQIAACSNQDPLQGTTGLIPLLGIDVWEHAYYLQYKNVRPDYLKAIWNVINWENVTERYTACKK comes from the exons ATGTTGTGTCGGGCGGCGTGCAG CGCGGGCAGGAGGCTGGCCCTGGCCCCGGCCCCGGCGGCCGGTGCCGCGGGCTGCCGCCGGCACAAGCACAGCCTTCCGGACCTGCCCTACGACTACGGCGCGCTGGAGCCGCACATCAACGCGCAGATCATGCAGCTGCACCACAGCAAGCACCACGCGGCCTACGTGAACAACCTGAACGTCACCGAGGAGAAGTACCGCGAGGCCCTGGCCAAGG GGGATGTTACGACTCAGGTTGCCCTTCAGCCTGCATTGAAGTTCAATGGTGGGGGACATATTAATCATAGCATTTTCTGGACAAACCTGAGCCCTAAAGGAGGTGGAGAACCCAAAG GAGAGTTGCTGGAGGCTATCAAACGTGACTTTGGGTCTTTTGAGAAGTTCAAGGAGAAGCTGACAGCTGTGTCTGTTGGAGTTCAAGGTTCAGGCTGGGGCTGGCTTGGCTTCAATAAGGAGCAAGGTCGCCTACAGATTGCTGCCTGCTCTAACCAGGACCCATTGCAAGGAACCACAG GCCTTATTCCACTGCTGGGGATTGACGTGTGGGAACATGCTTATTACCTTCAGTATAAAAACGTCAGACCTGATTATCTGAAAGCTATTTGGAATGTGATCAACTGGGAGAATGTCACTGAAAGATACACAGCTTGCAAGAAGTAA